The Flavobacterium psychrotrophum region GCGTTTGCGCTAAAGCTTATTCCTACAGTTAATACAAGTAGTGCAATTATCTTTTTCATGTTAAAGTGTTAAGTTTAGGTTTATTATTCAAATCTAACTAATTTGCTAAAGAACACAAAACTTTATAACACAAAATTATTTTCTGCGGATGTTTCTAACTTTATGTTTTCCATTAAAGCCTTTTTGATGCGCTTGATCTCCCATTTTTTCAAATTTAGCATACTTGTCTGCATTTAGTATTTTTTTCATCTCACGTTTTAGTGCTATACGGTCGTCCAGCATTTGGCTTCTCATTGCAAAACGCTCATCATCGGTAAGTTTTTTACCGGCTTCTCTGTCAACTTTATGCTTCTCTATTAGTTCCTGCTTTTTAACTTCACGGCCCTGAATTAGTTTTTGCACATCTTTTTGCTGTTTGTCATTAAGATCCAGTGCCAGGGTAAGTTGTTTTGCCCTAAGCTCTGTGCGCTGTTCGGGGGTAAGATGTGCCTTTTGTTCCATGCGCCTTTTGTCATGGTTTGGCCTGTCCGTTTTCCTTCCGTCATTTTGGGCGCTCATTGTTACACCCATCATCATTGCAATAGCTAAAATCCACGTTTTCATAAGGTATAATTTTTTAAAGTTATATGTATAAGACAATGTGGTACAGAAAAAGTTTAATTAAGCCATGTGTTAATTTTAATTACATAAGGTTATCCAGCAAGTTTTTCAACATCGAGCGGAACCTTAGATAAGCAAGTAAGGCGCCCTTGTGGGGGCGCCTTACCTTTTATAAGTAGTGTTTGGGGGTTATCTGAAGTTTACGAAATAAGTTCGTTAGAGCTCCAGTATTCTAAAAGCTTTTTAGTGCTTGTCATGTAATCGTCGTGCTTAAGCGGTTTTACAACATAACCGGCAATACCGTTTTGATAACACTCTTTAATGTCTGTAAAGTTATTAGAGGTGGTAAGTATTATGGTAGGTATAAACTTGCGGTTGTCATCTTGTTTTATGATCTTAAGAAACTCAAGGCCGTTTACCTTTGGCATATTAAGGTCAAGTATAATAATATCAGGATTAACTGTCCTGTCTTTAAGCAGGTTTAATGCTTCTTCGCCGTTATTAGCTTCGGTTATTTTATGTTTGGTTTCAAGGTTTTTAACCACGCGGTTAAATTTCATTACTTCAATCGCATCGTCTTCTACTAGTAATATATTTAATGGCCTTGACATAATCTTTATTTTTATAGTACAAATGTAAGGCACATTTCTATTCTGATTTTGCGGAAATAGCCCGCCTGCAAAGCACTATCGTTGAATGGTAGTTTAGCGGCGATGAACAGTTTCTGAACCCAT contains the following coding sequences:
- a CDS encoding response regulator; its protein translation is MSRPLNILLVEDDAIEVMKFNRVVKNLETKHKITEANNGEEALNLLKDRTVNPDIIILDLNMPKVNGLEFLKIIKQDDNRKFIPTIILTTSNNFTDIKECYQNGIAGYVVKPLKHDDYMTSTKKLLEYWSSNELIS